One stretch of Halobacillus litoralis DNA includes these proteins:
- a CDS encoding alpha-E domain-containing protein, translating into MLSRVADSLYWMSRNIERSENNARVLSVQLIHMLEAQNQEASDRDWEEIVEVCASAKDYYSLYDRLDRETLIQYLTISPFNVNSLMNCMNYARENARSTRDILPEELWEVLNAFHLDQKEWQELPNTRQHTQDYLDRVIKTSMTSQGVIESSMSRGTPYTFIKVGKWLERAEKTARILNVTCEKNRKEADVPTDHYYYWLTALQFLNGYDAYIKEHPPTMESKHVLSFLIKEGTFPRSIRYCMDHVFEAVNKLEDGKISHYSEDLFQMLELIQDEITRTNIEEMDMNELMSFLDHFQDRCMTLSRMFSQTYYLIEPVHVK; encoded by the coding sequence ATGCTTAGTCGTGTAGCAGATTCTCTATACTGGATGTCGCGCAACATAGAACGATCCGAAAACAATGCAAGGGTACTCAGTGTACAGCTCATTCATATGTTGGAGGCACAAAATCAAGAGGCCTCAGATCGCGACTGGGAAGAGATTGTGGAAGTCTGTGCTTCCGCGAAAGATTATTACAGTCTGTATGATCGTTTAGACAGGGAAACATTGATCCAGTACTTGACCATCAGTCCATTTAACGTCAACTCTCTTATGAATTGTATGAATTATGCCCGAGAGAATGCTCGTTCAACAAGGGATATCCTTCCTGAAGAACTTTGGGAAGTTTTAAACGCATTTCATTTGGACCAAAAAGAGTGGCAGGAGCTGCCGAATACGAGGCAGCATACCCAGGATTACCTGGATCGTGTAATTAAAACTTCCATGACATCACAAGGTGTTATTGAGTCCAGTATGAGCCGTGGCACTCCTTATACTTTTATTAAAGTAGGGAAATGGCTGGAGCGCGCTGAGAAAACGGCAAGAATATTGAATGTGACCTGTGAAAAAAACAGAAAAGAAGCCGATGTTCCGACGGACCACTACTATTACTGGCTGACAGCTCTGCAGTTTTTGAATGGTTATGATGCGTATATTAAAGAACATCCACCTACAATGGAGTCGAAGCACGTCCTTAGTTTTTTAATTAAAGAAGGGACGTTCCCTCGGTCGATTCGTTATTGCATGGACCATGTCTTTGAAGCCGTCAACAAGCTTGAAGATGGGAAAATCTCTCATTATTCCGAGGACCTTTTTCAAATGCTCGAGCTCATTCAAGATGAAATTACCAGGACAAACATAGAGGAAATGGATATGAATGAGCTGATGTCATTTCTTGATCATTTCCAGGATCGGTGCATGACGCTCAGTCGAATGTTCTCACAAACCTATTATTTAATTGAACCCGTTCACGTCAAGTAA
- a CDS encoding TRAP transporter small permease, with amino-acid sequence MNVLKVVDKIILKIEEFILSYAVIIIALMVVGKALSRALFSYSPPFADEVSQIAIVVATFMGISYAARKGRHISMSAFYDLAPFKVRKVLSVFIPLVTATVLFVLAYYSGFYVLDVYESGRVTSALEMPAYYLYLFIPIGFLLGGIQFLRNAWINIKHRDEVYLGTDAKDYNDEKTNELEGTHL; translated from the coding sequence TTGAATGTATTAAAGGTAGTAGACAAAATCATTCTGAAGATCGAAGAGTTCATATTAAGTTACGCTGTCATCATTATTGCTTTGATGGTTGTAGGTAAGGCGCTGAGCAGGGCGCTATTCAGCTATTCGCCACCCTTTGCAGACGAAGTGAGTCAAATAGCGATTGTGGTAGCCACATTCATGGGGATTAGTTACGCTGCAAGGAAAGGACGCCATATAAGCATGTCTGCTTTTTATGACCTGGCTCCTTTCAAAGTGAGAAAGGTATTATCTGTATTCATTCCTTTAGTGACCGCTACTGTATTATTTGTCCTTGCCTATTATTCAGGGTTTTACGTCCTCGATGTCTATGAATCTGGAAGAGTGACATCCGCATTGGAGATGCCTGCGTACTATTTGTATCTTTTCATCCCCATCGGATTTTTACTTGGTGGCATTCAGTTTCTGAGAAATGCATGGATCAATATTAAACACCGGGACGAAGTGTACTTAGGAACGGATGCAAAGGATTATAACGATGAAAAAACAAATGAACTAGAAGGAACGCACTTGTAA
- the brnQ gene encoding branched-chain amino acid transport system II carrier protein, with protein sequence MKARDTIFIGFTLFALFFGAGNLIYPVSLGIESGTSYFPAIFGFVITGVGLPIITVAAISLVRNGAVQLAGRVHPMFGLLFTAMVYLVIGPFFAIPRAANVAFETGIVPFTNGKSLTLFIFTVLFFVLVYWLSRNPSKLVDRVGQILTPTLFLAILGLVIGSFFMLDGQIQPAGEKYQSQPFFTGFIEGYLTMDAIASLAFGIIVVSSFRDRGVTDPKVLTRRTLKAGLVTAIGLTTVYVAIGWIGARMATEGSFDNGSAILAGAAQIMYGDVGTLLLGVIVGLACLTTCIGLTVACGQFFSKRVPGLTYHHVIIIVTLISLAISNIGLNQIIAYSVPVLVFVYPITIVLVALTFMSPLFNHSPYVYRGAILLTAFIGVYDGLVAFGADVSAIEPLISQLPLFELNLSWVFPAIVGGIIGLMIDYFKGQPRHKESFQNG encoded by the coding sequence ATGAAAGCAAGAGACACAATTTTTATCGGATTCACGTTGTTCGCTTTGTTTTTCGGTGCTGGAAATTTGATCTATCCTGTTTCCCTCGGTATTGAATCAGGAACATCCTATTTTCCGGCTATTTTCGGTTTTGTAATTACTGGTGTAGGATTACCTATTATAACGGTAGCGGCTATATCGCTTGTACGTAACGGCGCTGTACAATTAGCTGGACGTGTACACCCGATGTTCGGATTATTATTTACGGCGATGGTTTATCTTGTGATTGGACCTTTCTTTGCCATTCCAAGGGCTGCAAACGTCGCCTTTGAAACAGGCATCGTTCCCTTTACAAACGGTAAGTCTTTGACGTTATTCATTTTTACGGTCTTATTCTTTGTACTTGTTTATTGGCTCAGCCGTAATCCATCTAAACTAGTGGATCGTGTGGGACAAATCTTAACCCCTACATTGTTTTTAGCTATTCTAGGCCTCGTCATTGGAAGCTTTTTCATGCTGGATGGACAGATCCAACCAGCGGGTGAGAAATATCAGTCCCAACCTTTCTTCACTGGATTTATTGAAGGTTATTTGACCATGGATGCTATCGCTTCTCTAGCTTTCGGTATTATCGTTGTTTCTTCCTTCCGTGATCGCGGAGTCACCGATCCGAAAGTATTAACCCGCCGGACATTGAAAGCAGGTTTAGTAACAGCCATTGGACTAACCACTGTCTATGTGGCCATTGGGTGGATCGGAGCTAGAATGGCTACAGAAGGCTCCTTTGATAATGGAAGTGCCATCCTTGCTGGTGCTGCACAAATCATGTATGGGGATGTAGGGACACTATTGCTTGGTGTCATTGTAGGACTAGCCTGTTTAACAACATGCATAGGTCTAACGGTTGCTTGTGGCCAATTCTTTTCAAAGCGTGTTCCTGGGCTGACTTATCACCATGTCATTATCATAGTAACTTTGATTAGTTTGGCGATATCTAATATCGGATTAAACCAAATCATCGCTTATTCTGTTCCAGTTCTTGTGTTCGTCTATCCGATCACCATCGTTCTGGTCGCCCTAACATTCATGAGCCCCCTCTTCAATCACTCACCTTATGTGTACAGAGGAGCCATTCTATTGACTGCGTTCATTGGGGTTTACGATGGGCTCGTAGCTTTTGGCGCAGATGTATCAGCCATCGAACCATTAATCAGTCAACTGCCATTGTTTGAACTGAACCTAAGTTGGGTCTTCCCGGCGATTGTTGGTGGAATCATCGGATTAATGATCGATTACTTCAAAGGACAACCACGTCATAAAGAAAGCTTCCAGAACGGATGA
- a CDS encoding DctP family TRAP transporter solute-binding subunit, with amino-acid sequence MLSMVLAACGGSDDGDGNASGDGGETYNWKFVTEEVDGQVQYEYAEEFAKRMNEKSDGAVNIDVYEFGGLGSETDQVEQLQNGTVQMAIMSPGFTGNMVKEGQIFALHFLFPDSVEKTQQILNDSEALNTDLRELYEEHSISPLAYWTEGAMQWTSSKTIEKPADFENFKMRTQTSPLILKSYEAYGADPTPMSWSELYTALDRGTVEGQENPIFFIGDASFNEVQDYMTLSNHNNYVAMTTVNTDWYAGLDEEMKTMVDETVKEMQDWVYEEQKKQNEEYLETIKNDTENPTEIIELTEEQRKAFKEKALPVRDFYRSDVSTVDGKVLDKLLEEIEASGE; translated from the coding sequence ATGCTCAGCATGGTTCTTGCTGCCTGTGGGGGAAGTGACGATGGGGACGGCAATGCCAGTGGCGATGGTGGAGAAACCTACAATTGGAAGTTCGTAACGGAAGAAGTGGATGGACAGGTCCAATATGAATACGCAGAAGAATTCGCTAAACGGATGAACGAAAAATCTGATGGTGCCGTAAACATTGATGTTTATGAATTTGGCGGACTCGGAAGTGAAACAGACCAAGTAGAGCAGCTTCAAAACGGAACCGTACAGATGGCGATCATGTCTCCTGGTTTTACGGGGAATATGGTAAAAGAGGGACAAATCTTTGCTCTGCATTTCCTTTTTCCTGATAGTGTTGAAAAAACACAACAAATCTTGAATGATAGCGAAGCATTGAACACAGATCTACGTGAACTGTATGAAGAACACAGCATTTCTCCATTAGCTTACTGGACAGAAGGTGCGATGCAGTGGACGTCCAGTAAGACAATTGAAAAACCTGCCGACTTTGAAAACTTTAAGATGCGTACACAAACGTCTCCATTGATTCTAAAATCATATGAGGCGTACGGAGCAGACCCTACTCCAATGAGTTGGTCAGAGCTTTATACAGCATTGGATAGAGGTACAGTGGAAGGGCAGGAGAATCCTATCTTCTTCATTGGAGACGCTTCTTTCAATGAAGTACAGGATTACATGACATTATCCAACCACAACAACTATGTAGCCATGACGACAGTCAACACAGACTGGTATGCAGGTCTTGATGAAGAAATGAAGACAATGGTTGATGAAACCGTTAAAGAAATGCAGGACTGGGTATACGAAGAGCAGAAGAAGCAGAATGAAGAGTATCTAGAAACGATTAAAAACGATACAGAAAATCCAACAGAAATTATCGAATTGACAGAGGAACAACGCAAAGCTTTCAAAGAAAAAGCGCTTCCTGTCCGTGACTTCTACCGTAGTGATGTTTCTACTGTAGACGGAAAAGTCCTCGATAAGCTTCTTGAAGAAATTGAAGCATCAGGCGAATAA
- a CDS encoding GNAT family N-acetyltransferase, producing the protein MTIIYERDPIKFYERVEPLLLNKEAENNLPLGILERLKNSQGKEACHLIRFQENGRTTFMTMRTPPHLWIIPSFDHWDAAHIRAFIQYLIKEDFDVPGILGERKAVECFLDEWINHTGQKAEVHMEQGIFRLNQLKTIRNQKGQLIEADASHQFMVENWLEQYGKETGEDHVAGRAKELAESLIKDQRLHLWIVEGTAVSMASRARTTKNGATINAVYTPDQYKRKGYASQAVWHLTDKLLKSGYSFCSLYTDLGNPTSNSIYKKIGYERIGDSIVYHFTK; encoded by the coding sequence ATGACTATAATTTATGAGCGTGATCCAATCAAGTTCTATGAACGAGTAGAACCATTGCTGCTGAATAAGGAAGCGGAAAATAATCTGCCTTTGGGGATTTTAGAACGTCTGAAAAATTCTCAAGGTAAAGAGGCTTGTCACTTAATCAGATTCCAGGAAAATGGAAGAACTACGTTCATGACAATGAGAACACCCCCACATTTATGGATCATTCCTTCGTTTGATCATTGGGATGCCGCACATATTCGTGCATTTATCCAATATTTAATTAAGGAAGATTTTGATGTCCCTGGGATACTTGGGGAACGGAAAGCGGTGGAATGTTTCTTGGATGAATGGATAAACCATACAGGACAGAAAGCAGAGGTGCATATGGAGCAAGGAATATTCAGACTGAATCAATTGAAAACGATCCGAAACCAAAAGGGTCAGTTAATTGAAGCGGATGCTTCCCATCAATTCATGGTCGAGAATTGGTTGGAACAGTATGGAAAAGAAACAGGAGAGGACCATGTTGCTGGACGCGCAAAGGAATTGGCTGAAAGTCTGATCAAGGATCAGCGCCTTCACTTATGGATCGTCGAAGGAACAGCCGTTTCCATGGCGAGTCGGGCACGAACAACGAAAAATGGAGCGACAATCAATGCTGTGTACACACCTGATCAATATAAAAGAAAAGGATATGCCTCTCAAGCGGTGTGGCATCTAACAGATAAACTGCTCAAGAGTGGTTACTCTTTTTGCTCTCTATACACAGACCTTGGCAATCCTACATCGAACTCAATCTATAAAAAAATTGGATATGAAAGAATCGGGGATTCAATCGTATATCATTTTACAAAATAA
- a CDS encoding TRAP transporter large permease, producing the protein MIATMLIIMVILLLLNFPMMIPLMVAPLVIMFIYFPNLDPMILMQQFSTGIEPYVLLAVPLFIFAADIMTTGKTSNRLLDFIGSFIGHIRGGYAVTTAAACTLFGAISGSTQATVVAIGKPMRERLLKIGYKDPTAMALIINSSDVALLVPPSIGMIIYGLVSGTSVGDLFIAGIIPGVIVFLCFSIYSVIYAKMADIPLANKASWKERLQMTKKALLPLGFPVLIIGGIYTGLFSPTEAAGMSVLYAFVLEVLVYRSVHIKELPKIARSTGLVTSAVFVLVAGGQAFTWVISFARIPQMITETVLGSDPSAVYVLLMVTIFFFIGCMFVDPIVVILILTPIFYPAAMSAGVDPIHLGVVITFQAALGSATPPFGVDIFTASAVFNKPYLEVIKGTPPYILMMFAISVLLIFFEELSLFLL; encoded by the coding sequence ATGATAGCGACAATGCTCATAATTATGGTGATCCTTCTTTTATTGAACTTCCCAATGATGATTCCACTGATGGTGGCACCATTGGTCATAATGTTCATATACTTTCCGAATTTGGATCCTATGATTTTAATGCAACAGTTTTCTACAGGTATAGAACCTTATGTACTTCTTGCTGTACCGTTGTTCATTTTTGCAGCGGATATTATGACGACAGGAAAAACATCAAATCGATTGTTAGATTTTATTGGATCTTTTATTGGCCATATACGAGGAGGTTATGCCGTTACAACTGCAGCTGCATGTACCCTGTTCGGTGCGATATCCGGGTCTACGCAGGCGACTGTCGTAGCCATAGGTAAACCGATGAGAGAGCGCTTGTTGAAGATCGGCTACAAAGACCCGACAGCGATGGCCTTGATCATCAATTCCAGTGATGTAGCTTTACTAGTCCCGCCAAGTATAGGGATGATCATATACGGGTTGGTATCTGGAACATCCGTAGGTGATTTGTTTATCGCAGGAATTATTCCAGGCGTTATTGTCTTCCTGTGCTTTTCCATCTACAGCGTCATCTACGCAAAAATGGCGGACATTCCATTAGCGAATAAAGCGTCATGGAAAGAAAGACTGCAGATGACTAAAAAAGCCCTGCTTCCATTGGGATTCCCGGTTTTAATTATTGGGGGAATTTACACTGGGCTGTTTAGTCCGACTGAGGCAGCAGGTATGTCTGTGCTTTATGCATTTGTTCTGGAAGTGCTGGTTTACCGGTCTGTACATATTAAAGAACTACCGAAAATTGCACGGTCTACCGGTTTAGTGACATCTGCCGTCTTCGTTCTTGTGGCTGGTGGACAAGCTTTCACATGGGTCATATCATTCGCTCGTATACCACAGATGATTACAGAAACCGTTCTTGGCTCAGATCCTAGTGCTGTTTATGTGCTCTTGATGGTGACGATCTTTTTCTTCATTGGATGTATGTTTGTGGATCCAATCGTGGTTATCTTGATATTAACTCCGATTTTCTACCCTGCAGCGATGAGCGCAGGAGTAGACCCTATCCATTTAGGTGTTGTGATCACATTCCAAGCGGCCTTAGGCTCAGCTACGCCTCCATTCGGAGTGGATATATTTACAGCCAGTGCGGTATTCAACAAGCCGTATTTAGAGGTCATCAAAGGAACACCACCATATATTCTGATGATGTTTGCCATTTCAGTTTTACTAATATTCTTTGAGGAACTTTCACTCTTCCTTCTTTGA
- a CDS encoding SE1832 family protein has protein sequence MTKKEIQDQITFLKADYIRIQGDLDKLEAAGGNIQNAEKQLARMEEELKELNKQLAQTEQ, from the coding sequence ATGACAAAAAAAGAAATCCAAGACCAAATTACTTTCTTAAAAGCTGATTATATTCGTATTCAAGGAGATTTAGATAAGCTTGAAGCCGCCGGTGGCAATATTCAAAATGCCGAAAAACAACTGGCTCGGATGGAAGAAGAGTTAAAAGAACTAAATAAGCAGTTAGCTCAGACAGAGCAATAA
- a CDS encoding transglutaminase family protein, whose amino-acid sequence MKFQIEHTNTFYYDNFVDQSMNHIRLKPRTDECQRLLAYRTEITPGSMTKEHIDLWGNHVETFFIPEKHEHLTLKTTSTVSIQKSPFIRMIECSDEMQTIFHSELFRHHYLAYLNETPYTFLYKEQHEEIINEVGDAKDPIRFSLRLMEYIHQLIRYDTTTTQVNTKAYESWPLRSGVCQDFAHIMIGVLRAQGVPARYVSGYLYVGEDSALVGDAATHAWVEVMVPGIGWIGLDPTNNVEALEQHIRIGTGRDYADVSPLQGVYRGGGQNLDVKVSVTLLDH is encoded by the coding sequence GTGAAGTTCCAAATTGAGCATACGAACACCTTTTATTATGATAATTTTGTCGATCAGAGCATGAATCATATCCGCTTGAAACCAAGGACGGATGAATGTCAGAGGCTATTGGCTTACCGGACTGAAATCACTCCAGGTTCGATGACGAAGGAACATATTGACCTCTGGGGAAACCATGTGGAAACATTCTTTATTCCCGAGAAGCATGAACACTTAACGTTGAAGACGACGTCAACGGTCAGTATCCAAAAAAGCCCATTCATCCGAATGATTGAATGTTCGGATGAGATGCAGACTATTTTTCATTCAGAGCTTTTTCGTCACCACTATCTGGCTTACTTGAACGAAACACCTTATACTTTCCTGTATAAAGAACAACACGAAGAGATTATCAATGAAGTCGGAGACGCAAAGGACCCTATACGCTTTTCTTTAAGGTTAATGGAGTATATCCACCAATTGATCAGATATGATACAACGACGACTCAGGTCAATACCAAGGCCTACGAATCATGGCCATTAAGGTCTGGGGTGTGCCAGGATTTTGCCCACATTATGATTGGTGTCTTAAGGGCCCAGGGTGTACCTGCCCGCTATGTGAGTGGTTACCTTTATGTTGGAGAAGATTCAGCGCTTGTGGGGGATGCAGCCACACATGCGTGGGTGGAAGTGATGGTGCCTGGAATCGGATGGATCGGTTTGGATCCTACCAACAATGTCGAAGCATTAGAACAGCACATTAGAATTGGTACAGGAAGAGATTATGCTGATGTCAGCCCACTTCAAGGAGTATATCGAGGCGGCGGCCAGAACCTTGATGTGAAAGTCAGCGTGACACTTCTAGACCATTAA